From the genome of Geminocystis herdmanii PCC 6308, one region includes:
- a CDS encoding XisI protein: MERIDYAQLIQDILSKHSVNDIENDTEIQLLFDENRHHYQVLNIGWKDQKRIYGVIIHVDLKEDKIWIQRDGTEIGIANELVEAGVPKHDIVLGFYAPYKRPFTEFAIN, from the coding sequence ATGGAAAGAATAGATTATGCTCAATTAATTCAAGATATTCTCAGTAAACACTCAGTTAATGATATAGAAAATGATACTGAAATACAATTACTTTTTGATGAAAATCGTCACCATTATCAAGTATTAAATATTGGTTGGAAAGATCAAAAAAGAATTTATGGAGTTATTATTCATGTGGACTTAAAAGAAGACAAAATCTGGATTCAACGGGATGGCACAGAAATAGGTATTGCTAATGAGTTAGTTGAAGCTGGTGTGCCTAAACATGATATTGTTTTAGGATTTTATGCACCATATAAACGCCCATTTACGGAATTTGCTATTAATTAG
- a CDS encoding XisH family protein — MSAKDLYHQSVRIAMEKDGWQITNDPLYLKINDVEFYIDLGAERLIAAEKSGQKIAVEIKSFLGASAVKEFHLALGQILNYRLALKLEEPQRILYLAISKDIYEDFFARQFIQNSVAEYQIKLLIFDSVKQEIVLWKE; from the coding sequence ATGTCAGCTAAAGATTTATATCATCAATCAGTCCGTATTGCTATGGAAAAAGATGGTTGGCAAATTACAAATGATCCTCTTTATTTAAAAATCAATGATGTAGAATTTTATATAGATTTAGGGGCAGAAAGGTTAATTGCGGCTGAAAAATCAGGACAAAAAATAGCGGTAGAAATTAAATCATTTTTAGGTGCTTCAGCAGTAAAAGAATTTCATTTAGCTTTGGGACAAATTCTTAATTATCGATTAGCATTAAAACTAGAAGAGCCTCAACGTATATTATATTTAGCTATATCTAAAGATATTTATGAAGATTTTTTTGCTCGACAATTTATTCAAAATTCCGTAGCGGAATATCAAATTAAACTATTAATTTTTGATTCAGTTAAACAGGAGATCGTTTTATGGAAAGAATAG
- a CDS encoding sigma 54-interacting transcriptional regulator: MNDSSSLLTWLKKQTILSSLPHEILSSIEPLLKKVSFEAKETIILANQPVERLYILEAGQVETQANKENFGLLSGALINFKECLLQQPTKYTLQTLTKATLWSLSSVEFQELASQYPQINQVFTQQLAQEVADLSSQLNFEQERQAVLRPYLVTKAKRGIVGKSRYAMRLRQQVKNATIDRASVIIFGEQGLEKDNLASLIHYSSSYRREPMIKVDCAKLQASGAELFGRVGGKLGLIEALGKGTLVFNNIQDLPSELNDAVIQLLKTNTYTPIERSGNINNSTKTCQARLIIISEKAISSVNNCVKHLIKVPPLRVRKADLEDQVNYYISLICRSQRVDKPKITPEALRRLQGYDFPNNLRELENLIERAIVQLSGSNELTEEIIWQSRSKKQQFRFNLLNAYPKFRSLLRSPWYPDRVNYGFTLGIFALVIGILFLAPQNRQENFVLNIFWAWWWPLILLTFPFVGRLWCSFCPFMIYGEVTQKLSLWLFPRQLKSWPRQEADKWGGWFLFGLFTLILLWEELWDLPNTAYLSAWLLLIITGGAMICSAIFERRFWCRYLCPIGGMNGMFAKLSIIELRAQQGTCSAECTTYQCYKGGVQKGEGLETLGCPLYSHPAQLQDNRDCVLCMTCLKACPHRSVTLNLRPPAIELWTTHQPRSYEVALLFLLLNVVFVHKLPEINLLLGLNLDMSQFWLHSLSSIVLLILPVIIPLMGYSIIRLIGKVKKTSSRSFIELAYGYLPLVLCANLAYYLHLGLGEAGRILPVAWATFGLDGSNLPIFVAHPAVITFLQGVTLIFGLISAIILTQKISRQSIKTLLPQHFSLMTLSVLFWQIIL; encoded by the coding sequence ATGAATGATTCTTCTTCCTTGTTAACATGGTTAAAAAAACAGACTATTTTATCTAGCTTACCCCATGAGATTCTAAGTTCGATCGAGCCTTTATTAAAAAAAGTGTCTTTCGAGGCAAAGGAAACGATTATTTTAGCAAATCAACCCGTAGAAAGATTATACATTTTAGAAGCAGGGCAAGTAGAAACTCAAGCAAATAAAGAAAATTTTGGTTTACTTTCAGGTGCGCTTATCAATTTCAAAGAATGCCTATTACAACAACCGACAAAATACACCCTTCAAACTTTAACCAAGGCAACATTATGGAGTCTTTCGTCGGTGGAATTTCAAGAATTAGCCTCCCAATACCCTCAAATTAATCAAGTATTCACCCAACAATTAGCGCAGGAAGTCGCTGATTTATCCTCGCAACTGAATTTTGAACAAGAACGACAAGCTGTATTACGTCCATATCTGGTAACGAAAGCGAAACGGGGTATTGTGGGAAAAAGTCGTTATGCCATGAGGCTACGGCAACAGGTGAAAAATGCGACGATCGATCGAGCTTCTGTTATAATTTTCGGAGAACAAGGATTAGAAAAGGATAACCTTGCGAGTTTAATTCATTATAGCTCATCCTATAGACGAGAGCCAATGATTAAGGTGGATTGTGCCAAATTACAAGCCAGTGGTGCAGAATTATTTGGCAGGGTAGGAGGCAAACTGGGGTTAATTGAAGCCTTGGGGAAAGGCACTTTAGTATTCAATAATATCCAAGATTTACCCTCAGAATTAAATGATGCTGTCATTCAACTACTCAAAACTAACACTTATACCCCGATCGAGCGTTCAGGAAATATCAATAACTCTACAAAAACCTGTCAAGCACGTTTAATTATCATCTCTGAAAAAGCGATTTCCTCCGTCAATAACTGTGTTAAACATCTGATAAAAGTGCCTCCCCTCCGAGTTAGAAAAGCGGATTTAGAAGATCAAGTGAACTATTATATTAGTTTAATTTGTCGTAGTCAAAGGGTGGATAAACCTAAAATTACCCCCGAAGCCTTGCGCCGTCTTCAAGGTTATGATTTCCCTAACAATTTGCGAGAATTGGAGAACCTCATTGAAAGGGCGATCGTACAACTTTCAGGCAGTAATGAGTTAACGGAAGAAATCATCTGGCAATCTCGCAGTAAAAAGCAACAATTTCGCTTTAATTTACTCAACGCCTATCCAAAATTTCGTAGTCTTCTTCGCAGTCCTTGGTATCCCGATCGAGTCAATTATGGCTTTACTTTAGGGATTTTTGCCTTAGTTATCGGAATTTTGTTTTTAGCCCCTCAAAATCGACAGGAAAACTTCGTGCTGAACATTTTTTGGGCGTGGTGGTGGCCTCTAATTTTGCTAACTTTCCCATTTGTAGGAAGACTGTGGTGCAGTTTTTGTCCATTTATGATTTATGGAGAGGTGACACAAAAACTGTCATTATGGCTATTTCCCCGACAACTGAAGTCATGGCCACGGCAAGAAGCCGACAAATGGGGAGGATGGTTTTTATTTGGGCTTTTCACCCTAATTTTATTATGGGAGGAGCTTTGGGATTTGCCGAATACCGCCTATCTTTCTGCATGGTTACTGTTAATTATCACTGGGGGAGCGATGATTTGTTCCGCTATATTTGAAAGACGCTTTTGGTGTCGCTATCTCTGCCCCATTGGGGGCATGAATGGTATGTTTGCCAAACTTTCCATCATAGAATTACGAGCGCAACAAGGCACTTGCTCCGCAGAATGTACTACTTATCAATGTTATAAAGGGGGAGTGCAAAAAGGAGAAGGTTTAGAAACCCTTGGTTGCCCTTTATATTCCCATCCTGCACAGTTACAGGATAATCGGGATTGTGTGTTATGTATGACGTGCTTAAAAGCCTGTCCCCATCGTTCTGTAACTCTTAATTTACGCCCTCCAGCTATTGAATTATGGACAACTCATCAACCTCGTAGCTATGAAGTTGCTTTATTATTTCTCCTGCTAAATGTGGTTTTTGTCCATAAGTTACCTGAAATTAACCTACTTTTGGGGTTAAACTTAGATATGAGTCAATTTTGGCTACATTCTTTAAGCTCGATCGTGCTGTTAATTTTACCTGTGATTATCCCTTTAATGGGCTATAGTATCATTCGTTTAATCGGTAAGGTGAAAAAAACATCATCTCGTTCTTTTATCGAATTAGCCTATGGTTATTTACCTCTGGTATTATGTGCTAATTTAGCCTACTATCTTCATTTAGGTTTAGGAGAAGCGGGAAGAATTTTACCCGTAGCGTGGGCAACTTTTGGCTTAGATGGTAGTAATTTACCAATTTTTGTGGCACATCCTGCGGTTATCACTTTTTTACAAGGAGTTACCCTTATTTTTGGCTTAATTAGTGCTATTATTCTCACTCAAAAAATTTCTCGTCAATCCATTAAAACTCTATTACCGCAACATTTTTCTTTGATGACATTAAGTGTTCTTTTTTGGCAAATCATTCTTTAA
- a CDS encoding thiol-disulfide oxidoreductase DCC family protein — protein MTKKYHVIYDGNCNLCVTFTQLLENFDKGNLFNYIPMQNIEILQQLNVTSLDCELGMILIDSENLNQRWQGSFAAEKIIELLPNGQFFINAYRAIPSLKWLGDKSYLQIRDNRYQWFGSRENTYYSTYDFSCKNNHH, from the coding sequence ATGACTAAAAAATATCATGTAATTTATGATGGTAACTGCAATTTATGCGTTACTTTTACCCAATTATTAGAAAACTTTGATAAGGGTAATTTATTTAATTATATTCCCATGCAAAATATAGAAATTTTACAACAGTTAAATGTTACCTCTCTTGATTGTGAATTGGGAATGATATTGATTGATAGTGAGAATCTTAATCAACGTTGGCAGGGAAGTTTTGCCGCCGAAAAAATCATTGAATTATTACCCAATGGGCAATTTTTTATCAATGCTTATCGTGCTATTCCTAGTTTAAAATGGTTAGGGGATAAAAGTTATTTACAAATTAGAGATAATCGTTATCAATGGTTTGGTAGTCGTGAAAATACTTACTATTCAACCTATGATTTTAGCTGTAAAAATAATCATCATTAA